One part of the Anopheles coustani chromosome 2, idAnoCousDA_361_x.2, whole genome shotgun sequence genome encodes these proteins:
- the LOC131265013 gene encoding leiomodin-2: MTQAEEVLEVKNLYHSNVPDDQHSPTRHGEKDNGADGGGPATNHPPKVPLPSDTTTTVVGNGHQSGPPASNSAATEDDEEKRQKTQWHPHVYANPPKQPPTPHSIMDILGWKGSGTQAAKASSVGGGVMASFYYRRRSMDVVAGERGSDENIIVDRDVEEEEDRRSHEEEDEEDEQEDDEDADVEEEEGDADGNDQPLDLCISKPAGMGREGDGRKMSLDRLQDRKITSEEDSTQESTRSSSTYVQQQHRRHQHPAVSTQHPRRPAPPPTATPSSDADSDICMSNDDSSTTTTTGDGRFSAATTDGIASATATMSTLFSLPKAGGASVMLATTDATESREESGTTTGGGGGHHRRKKKARTTFTGRQIFELEKQFEVKKYLSSNERTEMAKLLNVTETQVKIWFQNRRTKWKKQDSAGGGSGGDVSTSGGAPSTAQPSSKEPTVSRTGGRAPSVTSRGATPGAATEHQASTKQPAPPPPPPTVSWLSGLEGLQELPPAQPPPPPPASHQSKNPSAKSSRSYGKAVNAAARKNASSERRSAAKQQQVAVAFSPPQLLARHHHLIAQPPKPFSAVCSTNGGADELEVLEVEHTDEPMVTTDGDDSQEDEGDGENRAGDGRRRRKKVAGGGAIPSGERIPSS; the protein is encoded by the exons ATGACCCAAGCGGAGGAGGTGCTGGAGGTAAAGAATCTCTACCACAGCAACGTGCCCGACGACCAGCACTCGCCGACCCGTCACGGCGAGAAGGACAACGGTGCGGACGGAGGCGGGCCCGCCACCAACCACCCGCCGAAGGTACCGCTGCCCTCtgacacgacgacgacggtcgTCGGGAACGGCCACCAAAGCGGGCCGCCCGCTAGTAACAGTGCCGCCAccgaggacgacgaggagAAGCGCCAGAAAACCCAATGGCACCCGCACGTTTATGCCAACCCGCCGAAGCAGCCACCGACGCCACACTCGATCATGGACATTCTTGGCTGGAAGGGAAGTGGCACGCAAGCCGCTAAGGCGTCCTCCGTTGGCGGTGGCGTAATGGCGTCGTTCTACTATCGACGACGTTCGATGGATGTTGTTGCCGGAGAACGAGGGTCGGATGAAAATATCATCGTCGATCGGGACgttgaggaggaggaggatcgGAGAAGCcacgaggaggaggatgaggaggacGAGCAGGAGGACGATGAGGACGCGGatgtggaggaggaggagggggacGCCGACGGTAACGATCAGCCGTTGGATCTTTGCATATCGAAACCGGCCGGCATGGGACGGGAGGGGGATGGTCGGAAAATGTCCTTGGACAGGCTGCAGGATCGCAAGATAACATCAGAGGAAG ACTCGACGCAAGAGTCCACACGATCGTCCTCCACGTacgtccagcagcagcatcggcgCCATCAGCATCCGGCGGTCAGCACACAGCACCCACGAAGACCCGCCCCACCACCAACGGCCACCCCGTCCAGCGATGCCGACTCGGACATCTGCATGTCGAACGATGACTCGTCCACCACGACCACCACCGGGGACGGTCGGTTTAGcgccgccaccaccgacgGGATCGCCTCGGCCACCGCGACCATGTCGACGCTGTTTTCGCTCCCCAAGGCGGGTGGCGCCTCGGTGATGCTGGCCACGACCGATGCCACCG AAAGTCGGGAGGAATCGGGGACAAcaaccggcggcggcggcggtcatCACAGACGCAAGAAAAAGGCCCGCACCACGTTTACCGGACGGCAAATTTTCGAGCTCGAAAAGCAGTTCGAGGTGAAGAAGTACCTTTCGTCCAACGAGCGCACCGAGATGGCGAAGTTGCTGAACGTTACCGAAACGCAG GTGAAAATATGGTTTCAAAACAGGCGCACCAAGTGGAAAAAGCAGGACAGCGCGGGAGGTGGTAGTGGTGGGGACGTATCGACATCCGGTGGTGCACCATCCACGGCGCAGCCCTCGTCGAAGGAACCCACCGTCAGCCGGACGGGAGGTCGAGCGCCCAGCGTTACGTCACGCGGAGCGACACCCGGGGCAGCTACGGAACACCAAGCCAGCACCAAGCAAcctgcaccaccaccgccacccccAACAGTGTCATGGCTTAGTGGGCTCGAGGGCCTGCAGGAGCTACCACCAGCGcaaccgccgccaccaccaccagcatcgCACCAGTCCAAGAATCCCAGTGCCAAGAGTAGTCGATCGTACGGAAAAGCGGTCAATGCAGCGGCACGGAAAAACGCATCGAGCGAACGTCGTTCGGCGGCGAAGCAACAGCAGGTGGCGGTGGCTTTCTCCCCGCCCCAGCTGCTGGCGCGCCATCACCATCTTATCGCCCAGCCTCCGAAGCCTTTTTCCGCCGTCTGCTCGACGAACGGTGGTGCCGATGAGCTGGAGGTGTTGGAGGTGGAGCACACCGACGAACCGATGGTGACGACCGACGGTGACGACAGCCAGGAGGACGAGGGAGACGGTGAGAACAGGGCGGGCGATGGACGCCGCAGAAGGAAAAAGgtcgctggtggtggtgctatCCCTTCAGGCGAGCGGATCCCTTCGAGCTAA
- the LOC131263486 gene encoding guanine deaminase: MKQVFLGQIVHSKSLEELEIYVDGFLAVNDGKIEAIGDRSQLSSLLPEAAEYAKVELSPSQFLLPGLIDCHIHAPQVPNIGLGLDKPLLEWLESYTFPLESNYRDAAFAERVYKYVVNNTIVHGTTTACYFASLYTETNKILVDEMLRQGQRGFVGKVSSNRMCPDFYIESCTEKSVEDNVDFIRYVMAKESDLVRPIVTPRFAITCDDKLMRALASLAEQYELNVQTHVSENLGEIETVKQQFPSAPHYVGVYDEVGLLTGKTVLAHGVHLEDAELEMLSARGTSIAHCPSSNTNLGSGFCDVRRLLEARVKVGLGTDVSGGSDMSILAAMRAALGVSQHLNFMKTQNVKGTGRVEGGSDGQQKPYTPFNYNQVLYLATLGGAQALALDAKVGNFVAGKQFDALLIDTEPQPIGGYRLPEALTKEKTKTQLLLELVQKFVYVGDDRNILKVFVAGKQIKQ, translated from the exons ATGAAGCAAGTGTTCCTCGGTCAAATTGTACATTCCAAATCGCTTGAGGAGTTGGAAATTTACGTTGATGGTTTCCTTGCAGTCAACGATGGAAAG ATTGAAGCGATTGGTGATCGCTCGCAGCTATCTTCCCTATTGCCGGAGGCAGCCGAATATGCGAAAGTAGAACTTTCGCCATCTCAGTTTCTGCTGCCTGGACTGATCGATTGCCACATACATGCCCCCCAGGTGCCAAATATTGGACTAGGGCTGGACAAACCGCTACTCGAGTGGCTCGAGTCTTACACTTTCCCACTGGAATCAAACTATCGTGATGCTGCCTTCGCGGAGCGGGTGTACAAATACGTGGTG AACAACACGATTGTCCATGGGACCACAACCGCGTGCTACTTCGCCTCGCTGTACACtgaaacgaataaaatacTGGTGGACGAAATGCTACGTCAGGGGCAGCGGGGTTTCGTCGGGAAGGTCTCTTCAAACCGTATGTGTCCGGACTTTTACAT TGAATCATGCACCGAAAAATCGGTGGAGGACAATGTGGATTTCATCCGGTATGTGATGGCCAAGGAAAGCGATTTGGTACGCCCGATTGTTACGCCCCGGTTCGCGATCACTTGCGACGATAAACTCATGCGTGCCTTAGCATCGCTGGCCGAACAGTATGAGCTTAACGTGCAGACGCACGTTTCGGAAAATCTCGGTGAGATTGAAACCGTCAAGCAGCAGTTCCCCAGTGCCCCGCATTATGTCGGTGTATATGATGAGGTGGGACTGCTGACTGGGAAAACCGTACTAGCCCACGGGGTTCACCTAGAGGATGCCGAGCTTGAGATGCTCTCTGCCCGCGGAACGTCGATTGCCCACTGTCCTAGCTCTAACACTAACCTCGGGTCGGGATTTTGTGACGTCCGTCGGTTGCTAGAGGCACGGGTAAAGGTTGGTCTTGGCACGGACGTATCGGGTGGCAGCGATATGTCCATCCTGGCGGCGATGCGTGCCGCGCTGGGTGTCTCGCAGCATCTAAACTTCATGAAAACGCAAAATGTTAAAGGAACCGGACGAGTCGAGGGTGGATCGGATGGGCAGCAAAAACCCTACACACCGTTCAACTACAATCAGGTCTTATATTTGGCCACTCTTGGAGGCGCGCAAG CACTAGCACTGGATGCAAAAGTGGGAAACTTTGTAGCAGGCAAACAGTTTGACGCACTGCTGATCGACACGGAGCCTCAACCGATTGGTGGATACCGCTTGCCCGAAGCGTTGACGAAGGAGAAAACTAAAACCCAGCTGCTGCTAGAGCTGGTTCAGAAGTTTGTCTACGTTGGTGACGACAGGAACATCTTAAAGGTGTTCGTCGCTGGAAAGCAAATCAAGCAATAA
- the LOC131265014 gene encoding adenosine deaminase 2-like gives MRVTLFLLLSVRAVLASVIPNRAKHYEEMRAAIVGAEQDYGLGGKVFLNPDEQHVDRVLREMKKRELHPPESGLLPAGMHFFDARQLIEDSPVFRALKSMPKGAVLHLHNSAAVSSRWVISNLTYRHEAKLCRKDDRYFFTVRPHSHCLENQTHRITDMRKEHTEGAEAFDSWLESIINMKHKPTANMSRLATVNELWVDFESCFDAIKGFLQYKPFYEAYHWQLLREFHDDGVFYIEFRISLGKVYDEGGKEYGPPETTAMLRRIVDEFRRQHPSFHGVKIILAKHKNMDDAELENALKLYDNLSTAFPGFVIGFDLVGQEDNNRSLKSFISSLLLPPMQPRAPNYFFHAGETVGYYTEADENVIDAVLLDARRIGHGYALFKHPILWNAMRRKQIAIEVCPISNQVLGLVRDLRNHPASFYAAHNIPMTIASDDPGFWDAVGVSYDFYYAFMAIAPHTGLGFLKQLVWDSLRFSTISADERLNITATMEMQWATFIREFRNPNLSET, from the exons ATGCGGGTTACATTGTTTCTGCTGCTAAGTGTAAGGGCTGTGCTCGCTTCGGTTATCCCCAACCGGGCCAAGCACTACGAGGAAATGCGTGCGGCAATCGTTGGGGCCGAGCAGGACTATGGTCTCGGTGGAAAAGTGTTCCTCAATCCGGACGAACAACACGTGGATCGAGTGTTGCGTGAGATGAAAAAGCGGGAACTTCACCCACCGGAAAGTGGCCTACTGCCAGCCGGAATGCACTTTTTCGACGCGCGGCAATTGATTGAAGACAGTCCGGTCTTTCGGGCGCTGAAATCGATGCCCAAGGGTGCTGTCCTTCATTTGCATAACTCTGCTGCGGTGTCCTCGAGGTGGGTTATCAGTAACCTTACGTACCGGCACGAGGCAAAGCTATGCCGAAAGGATGATCGGTATTTCTTTACTGTGAG ACCACATAGTCACTGCCTGGAGAACCAAACGCACCGCATTACGGACATGAGAAAGGAGCACACGGAAGGCGCCGAAGCATTCGACAGTTGGCTGGAATCGATCATCAACATGAAGCACAAGCCGACGGCCAATATGTCCCGCTTGGCCACCGTGAACGAGCTTTGGGTAGATTTCGAGAGTTGTTTCGATGCGATAAAGGGATTCCTGCAGTACAAACCGTTCTACGAGGCGTACCATTGGCAGCTTCTGCGCGAGTTTCACGATGACGGCGTGTTCTATATCGAGTTCCGGATCTCGCTGGGTAAGGTGTACGACGAGGGTGGCAAGGAATATGGTCCGCCGGAGACCACGGCCATGCTGCGTCGGATTGTGGACGAATTCCGCCGGCAGCATCCTTCTTTTCACGGTGTGAAAATTATACTAGCGAAGCATAAAAACATGGACGATGCGGAGCTCGAAAATGCATTAAAGTTATACGATAATCTTAG CACTGCTTTTCCTGGCTTCGTGATTGGGTTCGATTTAGTTGGACAGGAAGATAACAACCGTTCgctgaaaagtttcatctCTTCACTTCTACTTCCACCCATGCAGCCCCGAGCTCctaattattttttccatgcTGGTGAAACAG TCGGATACTACACCGAGGCGGACGAAAACGTGATCGACGCCGTGCTGCTCGACGCGAGACGTATCGGCCACGGCTATGCACTGTTCAAGCATCCAATTCTGTGGAACGCCATGCGCCGGAAGCAGATCGCCATTGAAGTGTGCCCAATTTCGAATCAGGTGCTCGGGCTGGTCCGAGACCTGCGGAACCATCCGGCGAGTTTTTACGCGGCCCACAACATTCCCATGACGATCGCGAGCGATGATCCGGGTTTCTGGGATGCAGTGGGGGTCAGTTATGACTTCTACTATGCATTTATGGCAATTGCACCACACACTGGATTGGGGTTTCTCAAGCAGCTCGTGTGGGATTCGTTGAG ATTTAGCACTATCAGCGCAGATGAGCGTCTGAATATTACTGCCACGATGGAAATGCAATGGGCCACGTTCATCAGGGAATTTCGTAATCCAAATTTATCCGAAACATAA